A window of Rhizobium sp. CC-YZS058 genomic DNA:
CGTCTCCGTCTTCATGCTGTTGCTGACGCGGCAGGTCGTCATGCAGGTCGTGGTGCTGTTCGTCGCCCGGAGGCGCGTACGCACCCTTCTGCACACGCGGACACCGGCGCTCCAGTTCTGGCGGTCGGTTCTGGCACTGGCGGCGACCATGGCCACCTATGTGAGCTTCATCCGGCTTCCGCTCGCGCTCGCCAGCGCGATCAGCTTCTCGACCGTGCTGTTCGTCACGCTCGGCGCCGTGCTCTTCCTGCGGGAACGGGTGACCCGTGGCATCTGGATTGCTACGATCATCGGGCTGATTGGCGTCCTTATCATGTTGAGCCCGCGGGAAGGTGGGGCGTCCCTTGACGTACTGGTCGCGATTTGCGGCGCCGTCGCCTCAGCAGGGATGATCCTGACGGTGCGCGTCTTCGACCCGTCCGATTCCATCGAAACAGTGCTAACCTACCAGGGCTTGCTGACACTGGCCGCCGCGGTCGTTCCGGTGATCCTCACCTGGCAGACGCCGACGGCGGCGGAAGCTGCCCTTCTGCTTGCGGTCGGGCTCGTCAGCACCTTCGGCCAATGGACCTTCGTCACCGCCTATCGCTACGAGGAGGCGGCACGGCTTGCTCCGCTCGATTTCCTGAGGCTCGTCGTTCTGGCCGCGGCCGGTTTGATCTTCTTCCACGAGCGACCCGGCCTGTGGCTCTTCGCCGGCATCATCCCGATCATCGGCGCAACGCTCTATATCCTGCGATCTAACAGCCGCGCCATCCCCGCCCGCGCGCGAACCGAAGTCGATAATTAATCAATTTTTTGATATTTGAAAAGTTTGATATCTGTCAGAATTTATGCCACCTTGCAGGAATCGCAGACCGCCCGTTCGGCAAGATAGGAGGCTCATCGGTGAGTGAACATCGTCTCGAACCAAGCGTCGAAACTTGTCACTGGGGTCAGTTCGACCCGAAGCTGAAGCCGGCCCTTACGATCCGCAGCGGCGATATCGTCACGGTCGACACAGTGACCGGCGCGCCTGAGAACATCCCCGATTGCAACCGCTTCTTCGTGCCGCCCGCGCTGGACGAGATCCACAAGGCGCTGACGCCGTTCGGCCCGCATATCCTGACAGGCCCGATCTTCGTCGAGGGTGCGATACCCGGCTCGGTGATCGAGCTGCGGATCCATAACGTGGAGGTCATCCAGGACTGGGGCTTCAACGTCATCGTGCCGCAGCTCGGCACCCTGCCCCACGACTATGACGAGATACGCCACGTCACCCTGCCACTCGACCTCGCGCGTCAGGTCGGCATCATGCCCTGGGGGCTCGAGCTGCCGCTACGGCCCTTCTTCGGCGTCATGGGGCTTGCGCCGCCGCCGGGCTGGGGGCGGGTTTCGTCCGTGGCGCCAGCCTGCTTCGGCGGCAATCTGGACAATAAGGAGCTTGTCGCCGGGACGACGCTCTTCCTGCCCGTCTTCAATGAGGGCGGGTTGTTTTCCTGCGGCGATGGTCACGGGTGCCAAGGGGACGGCGAGGTAAACGTGACAGCGATCGAGACGGCGCTGAGGGGCAAGTTCGAATTCATCGTCCGCAACGACCTGACCTTCCGCTGGCCGCGCGCCGAAACGCCGACCCACTACATCACCATGGGGCTCGATCCCGATCTCGATCAATGCGCCATCAAGGCCCTGCGGGAGATGATCGCGCTCATCGGCGAGAAGGCCGGCCTGTCGCATGCCGATGCCTACATGCTGTGTTCCCTGGCCGGCGACCTGCATGTGACCCAGACAGTCAACGCGACGAAAGGCGTCCACATGATGATGCCGAAATCCTATGTCGATCGAGCCTGAGGCTCCGCCCATGAGCAAGCTTCGCATCGCCCATATGGCCGGTCCGACGGCCACCATCCAGAACACCCCGCCCCTCGTCACCTCGTCCAAGGCCCGCCTGCGGGCGGGCCTGGAGCCGCTGAAGACCAGCAACGGCAGCCCGCAGACCTATGACGCGCTTCGTGCCCAGCGTCTCGCTGCTCCGGTCAAGGTCTATGTCGAACAGTTCTCGGCCCATCCGCTAGAGGCCGATGCCGCAGAGCTTTATGGTCCGCCGGACGGGTATATCGGCGCGGATGGTCGCTTCTCGAAGGACAAGACCTCGTCCGGCGATAGACCGGTCTACGAGATCGAACTGACGCCGGAGGACGGGCTCTACCCCCTGCCCTACATGGCGCTGCAGGCCGACGGTACGCCGTGGGAGGAGGAAACCGTTGCCCTGTTTTCCGAGAAGACGCGGCAGGGCTTCTTTCCGGATGGCTCACGCTCCTTCGAGGAGATCGACCGGCTCTCGGTCGGCATCGACGGCACCGTCAATCTGATCGGTGGCCGTGCGGAGGTCGACTTTTATCGCGTCATGCCGCCGGCCGGCTTCACCAAGGGGCTTGCCAAGGCCGCACGCGCGGATCAGAAGGCCGGCGACATTCCGCCCGAACGGCTGGGTCACGATTTCTTCGCCTACAAGCCCTTCCATCTCGCCAAATCGCCGCCGCGCCCGGCACTCGCGAAGATCACCAATGATGTTCAGGCCATCGTCTCTTCCGGCACCTATGACGGGGTGATCTGGACGCAGGGATCGCCCCAGGTGGAGGAGACCGCCTATTGGTTCAACCTGCTGATCGACACCGATCTGCCGATCGTCTGCAATGCGGCGCAACGCCCGCAGGGCCAGATCAGCAATGACGGCCCCGCGAATATCGTCGACAGCGTCACCTATATCGAAAGCGGGATCTGGCGGGGCACGAGCGGCGGCAATCGCTGCGGCACGATCGTCCTGCAGGAGCAGCAATTCTTCGCCGCACGCGAGGTCGCGAAGGTCGATGCCCGGCCGGGCGGCTATATGGCAACGGGAGGGCATGGCGGCATCATCGGTCAGCTCACGCATGGCGGAAAGCCCTATGTCACCTATGTTCCGGCCTACAGGCACACGGCAAGCTCGGACGTCAATCTTGCCAAGCTGCCCTCCTCGGTCACGGCCACGCGGTTGGGAGCAAGCGGCCTCGAAACCTATGAGATGACGATCAAGGACAAGAGCGGCGCCCTGCTGGCCGATGCGATCCCCGGCGTCACCATCCTGAAAGAAGGCGGCTATTTCGCCGATACGTTCGGCGACGACCCTGCGCAGGAACCGGATCTCTCGCTGCTGATCGAACGCAAGCTGGCTTCCGGCAGGCTTGGCGGCTTCGTCGTGGAGGGGCTGGTGCCCTATGGAATGGCCACGTCCGAATTGCGCACGAGCATGCTTCGAATGGCGAGTTTCATGGGTCTTCCGGTCGTGCGCGTCGGACGCGGTCATCCGGAGGGT
This region includes:
- a CDS encoding DMT family transporter, which codes for MPSQRGALLMIVSVLNFAMLMLLVRALGETVSVFMLLLTRQVVMQVVVLFVARRRVRTLLHTRTPALQFWRSVLALAATMATYVSFIRLPLALASAISFSTVLFVTLGAVLFLRERVTRGIWIATIIGLIGVLIMLSPREGGASLDVLVAICGAVASAGMILTVRVFDPSDSIETVLTYQGLLTLAAAVVPVILTWQTPTAAEAALLLAVGLVSTFGQWTFVTAYRYEEAARLAPLDFLRLVVLAAAGLIFFHERPGLWLFAGIIPIIGATLYILRSNSRAIPARARTEVDN
- a CDS encoding asparaginase domain-containing protein; amino-acid sequence: MSKLRIAHMAGPTATIQNTPPLVTSSKARLRAGLEPLKTSNGSPQTYDALRAQRLAAPVKVYVEQFSAHPLEADAAELYGPPDGYIGADGRFSKDKTSSGDRPVYEIELTPEDGLYPLPYMALQADGTPWEEETVALFSEKTRQGFFPDGSRSFEEIDRLSVGIDGTVNLIGGRAEVDFYRVMPPAGFTKGLAKAARADQKAGDIPPERLGHDFFAYKPFHLAKSPPRPALAKITNDVQAIVSSGTYDGVIWTQGSPQVEETAYWFNLLIDTDLPIVCNAAQRPQGQISNDGPANIVDSVTYIESGIWRGTSGGNRCGTIVLQEQQFFAAREVAKVDARPGGYMATGGHGGIIGQLTHGGKPYVTYVPAYRHTASSDVNLAKLPSSVTATRLGASGLETYEMTIKDKSGALLADAIPGVTILKEGGYFADTFGDDPAQEPDLSLLIERKLASGRLGGFVVEGLVPYGMATSELRTSMLRMASFMGLPVVRVGRGHPEGFADPHPESIAGLNLTATKARLLLMAALMKFGHLPIALDPAHPSEAEVSALRRAIAAYQQVFDTH
- a CDS encoding acetamidase/formamidase family protein; amino-acid sequence: MSEHRLEPSVETCHWGQFDPKLKPALTIRSGDIVTVDTVTGAPENIPDCNRFFVPPALDEIHKALTPFGPHILTGPIFVEGAIPGSVIELRIHNVEVIQDWGFNVIVPQLGTLPHDYDEIRHVTLPLDLARQVGIMPWGLELPLRPFFGVMGLAPPPGWGRVSSVAPACFGGNLDNKELVAGTTLFLPVFNEGGLFSCGDGHGCQGDGEVNVTAIETALRGKFEFIVRNDLTFRWPRAETPTHYITMGLDPDLDQCAIKALREMIALIGEKAGLSHADAYMLCSLAGDLHVTQTVNATKGVHMMMPKSYVDRA